One Solanum lycopersicum chromosome 2, SLM_r2.1 genomic region harbors:
- the LOC101263863 gene encoding uncharacterized protein, with the protein MYKFELIVLGQTKILLSFLSVQIASPVSQKNKVANPPHSMEASVRLLTCSNRHHVSPSLFLKLNHKPFPLSPSSFRTPSLSSPPKNRPRIFLSHRNPSSPLSSPFGFSKNPFPSKFLNPILSSDRFARIVSGTQDKLFDWHFAAGSEKGNEIGAIPKEGPIVTVVMLGWLGSKPKHLRRYIELYNSKGIHALTFVASVKDVLSFDLGKKLEERIAVLANELALWLSESDNDGRERCLIFHTFSNTGWLAYGAILENLKNRQDLLEKIKGCVVDSGGDPDISPKVWAAGFTAAMLKKCSSFAYSSVEAGEGNEVERPLTLGNIQTKGAMMMETVLFATLEKLFSLLLNLPDVNERLTKIITVLVKNQPSCLQLYLYSTADKVIPIQSVESFIQEQRKIGREVHSFNFGSSPHVDHYRTFPDKYVSVLQKFLQECTLIPKGKRR; encoded by the exons atgtataaatttgaattgatAGTACTCGGACAAACAAAAATACTACTCTCATTTCTCTCGGTACAAATAGCATCACCTGTAAGCCAAAAAAACAAAGTCGCAAATCCTCCTCATTCAATGGAAGCCTCTGTCAGACTACTCACTTGTTCTAATCGCCACCATGTCTCCCCTTCTCTCTTCCTCAAACTCAATCACAAGCCCTTTCCTTTATCACCATCTTCCTTTCGAACCCCTTCACTTTCTTCTCCCCCAAAGAATCGCCCCCGCATTTTCTTATCACATCGCAATCCCTCCTCCCCACTTTCTTCTCCATTTGGGTTTTCGAAAAACCCTTTCCCGTCGAAATTCTTGAATCCCATCTTATCCAGCGATCGTTTTGCTCGAATAGTATCTGGTACCCAAGATAAATTATTCGATTGGCATTTTGCTGCTGGCAGTGAAAAGGGTAATGAAATTGGGGCAATACCCAAAGAAGGCCCAATTGTGACGGTTGTGATGTTGGGTTGGCTCGGGTCAAAGCCGAAACATTTGAGGAGGTATATCGAGTTGTATAACTCTAAGGGTATTCACGCTCTAACATTTGTTGCTTCTGTGAAAGATGTTCTTTCTTTCGATCTTGGCAAGAAATTGGAAGAGAGGATTGCTGTATTGGCAAATGAGCTTGCTTTGTGGTTGTCGGAATCCGATAACGATGGTCGTGAACGGTGTTTGATTTTTCACACATTCAGTAATACCGGTTGGCTTGC TTATGGTGCTATTCTTGAGAATCTGAAAAATAGACAGGATTTGTTGGAAAAGATCAAGGGTTGTGTCGTAGATTCCGGTGGTGATCCAGATATAAGCCCTAAG GTCTGGGCAGCTGGATTTACTGCAGCCATGCTGAAGAAGTGTAGCTCCTTTGCATATTCTTCAGTAGAAGCTGGAGAAGGAAATGAAGTGGAACGTCCATTAACCTTGGGAAACATTCAAACTAAGGGAGCCATGATGATGGAAACCGTTCTTTTTGCAACACTTGAGAAGCTTTTCTCGTTGCTTCTTAATTTGCCTGATGTTAATGA GCGGTTGACGAAGATAATTACTGTCCTTGTCAAGAACCAGCCTTCCTGTCTTCAGCTATATCTTTACAGTACAGCTGACAAGGTCATTCCAATTCAGTCAGTTGAATCTTTTATTCAAGAGCAGAGGAAAATTGGGAGAGAGGTTCACTCTTTCAACTTTGGCTCTTC
- the LOC101259119 gene encoding replication factor C subunit 3-like — translation MAFLREIYGDAICNISHDLRYFQIKETRPLQVVVPVSSSPHHIELNVQLEPNARYVIMALVKQITSEYALTPEISRVNKKADYKVIVLYNVDKAAENIQHLVKWIMDCYSDACKLILCCEDDVAILDSVKSRSKVFEVAAPVTHEIMEVLIQIARKEDFELPMGFAAKIAAKSKQNLRRAIMALEACKAHNYPFAEDQPISIGWEEVVTELAAEILADPNQTRLFSVRGKFQKLLVEFVHPKLILLKLVEEFVKKVDAGIRREIHYWHSYYEKRLPLGTTALLKLEEFVAKFMSIYRKSLSNRQQFL, via the exons ATGGCTTTTTTGCGTGAAATCTATGGTGATGCTATCTGCAAT ATATCCCATGATTTGAGATACTTCCAAATTAAG GAAACAAGGCCACTGCAAGTTGTCGTACCAGTAAGCTCAAGTCCTCACCATATCGAGCTCAACGTTCAGTTGGAGCCTAATGCTAGATATGTGATAATGGCTTTAGTTAAGCAAATAACTTCAGAGTATGCACTGACCCCTGAAATCAGCAGAGTAAATAAGAAGGCTGATTACAAAG TTATAGTTCTTTATAATGTGGACAAAGCCGCGGAGAACATACAGCACCTAGTTAAATGGATAATGGACTGCTATTCAGATGCTTGCAAGCTCATTCTCTGCTGTGAAGATGATGTAGCCATACTTGACTCAGTGAAAAGCCGCAGCAAAGTTTTTGAAGTTGCAGCTCCTGTAACTCATGAA ATCATGGAAGTTCTTATTCAGATAGcaagaaaggaagattttgAACTACCAATGGGTTTTGCTGCTAAGATAGCCGCCAAGTCAAAGCAAAACCTGCGAAGAGCAATTATGGCTCTAGAAGCCTGCAAAGCACACAA CTATCCTTTTGCTGAAGACCAACCGATTTCAATAGGATGGGAAGAAGTAGTAACAGAACTTGCAGCAGAAATTCTCGCTGATCCCAACCAAACAAG GTTATTTTCTGTTCGAGGGAAGTTCCAAAAACTTTTGGTGGAGTTTGTGCATCCAAAACTTATTCTCCTG AAACTAGTTGAAGAATTCGTTAAGAAAGTTGATGCTGGTATAAGAAGGGAAATTCATTACTGGCATTCTTATTAT GAGAAAAGGCTCCCTCTTGGAACGACTGCTTTGTTAAAATTAGAAG AATTTGTGGCCAAATTTATGAGCATATACAGGAAGAGTTTGAGCAATCGTCAGCAGTTTTTGTAA
- the LOC138342238 gene encoding uncharacterized protein has protein sequence MEGASKYNKALQLKLSSTMRQRRSGYEPSDTETDWTLEKSPHREVNGKNEKEIDLEEHEPEEPNVGFERAKDNSSFNLSWRTNNVPSSARRRSTKSPYKLRRDIDDGEFPSSPKALPRSVSTFPRRPDHSYSHRNVSPFQKSENRRHMSPYKYAGDDHDRIFADSNRKQNQTQGNNNVLSRLGEKSNYNRRYASAPRPDRQHKFDASKERRKANNKTQTPSQLPVRSLSRKERETPYKHGPTGGELNEMIAEAKISGSTTGANHMFESTETVSPGDIFFSRDYEALNMQKITERKFDKKPQVLTDRNVESVKTPGNFNQSGRGNSSSNTQRTISTSTFVSRQSSNLSDTSGRTTKSMKKFTANRQKSQSEPWFSCLKKGTCSTSRRESPEKGRPIDEAVVIAKASVVQSLRPFWADKHQPDLLEGFTCHKQEALLLKDLVNMI, from the coding sequence ATGGAGGGAGCTTCAAAATATAACAAAGCTTTACAACTGAAACTCTCGTCGACCATGAGGCAAAGAAGAAGTGGTTATGAGCCATCAGATACGGAGACAGACTGGACATTGGAGAAGAGTCCACACAGGGAAGTAAAcggaaagaatgaaaaagaaatagatCTTGAAGAACATGAACCAGAAGAGCCCAACGTAGGATTTGAGAGAGCAAAGGACAATAGTTCTTTTAATTTAAGCTGGAGAACTAATAATGTTCCAAGTTCTGCTCGAAGGAGAAGTACTAAGTCTCCTTATAAGCTTCGCAGAGATATTGATGATGGTGAATTTCCTTCTTCTCCAAAGGCTTTACCAAGAAGTGTTAGCACATTTCCACGCAGACCTGATCATTCATATTCTCATAGAAATGTTAGTCCTTTTCAAAAATCTGAGAACCGTAGACATATGTCTCCATATAAATATGCTGGTGATGATCATGACAGGATTTTTGCTGATTCAAATAGGAAGCAAAATCAAACACAAGGTAATAATAATGTTCTTAGTAGACTAGGGGagaaatcaaattataatcgCAGGTACGCTTCTGCTCCTAGACCTGACAGACAACACAAGTTTGATGCTTCCAAGGAGAGAAGAAAAGCAAATAATAAGACGCAGACGCCTTCCCAATTGCCAGTTAGGAGCTTGTCGcggaaagaaagggaaactcCCTATAAGCACGGACCTACAGGAGGTGAACTTAATGAAATGATTGCCGAAGCAAAGATTTCTGGAAGTACTACTGGTGCTAATCATATGTTTGAAAGCACAGAAACTGTTTCACCTGgtgatattttcttttctcGGGACTATGAAGCTTTGAACATGCAGAAGATTACTGAAAGGAAATTTGATAAAAAGCCTCAGGTACTGACTGATAGAAATGTTGAATCAGTGAAAACGCCTGGTAATTTCAATCAGAGTGGAAGAGGAAATTCATCTAGTAATACTCAAAGAACTATAAGCACAAGCACTTTTGTAAGTAGACAGAGTAGTAATTTGAGTGATACTAGTGGAAGGACGACCAAAAGTATGAAAAAGTTCACCGCGAACAGGCAAAAGAGTCAGTCAGAACCATGGTTTTCTTGTCTCAAGAAGGGAACATGCAGCACGTCAAGAAGAGAATCTCCAGAAAAAGGGCGTCCGATTGATGAAGCTGTAGTAATTGCTAAGGCATCTGTAGTTCAAAGCTTGAGACCCTTCTGGGCTGACAAGCATCAACCTGATTTACTAGAGGGATTTACTTGCCACAAGCAAGAAGCTTTACTACTTAAAGACCTGGTAAACATGATCTAA
- the LOC101258821 gene encoding uncharacterized protein produces MSSCTATVNTESLNPIGNKLAIPGRSGRWKLISFAVNKTVATGTSIMTPSVVAVSSQGLQQLPFKPEGYNYWKWRSYRIHYVEKGEGFPIVLIHGFASSSFHWRYNISELAKRYKVYALDLLGFGWSEKTLIDYDALLWRDQVVDFLKEIVKQPAVLVGNSLGGFTTLLAAAALPDKIRGVSLLNSAGRFGDDVSTTDKTEESALHKFIVKPMEEIFQRVVVRSAFWITMQPVQIEAVLKSGVGSFLAKFEPYIFLLFARCIRNGWLVYRNHSNVDDYLINSILRPAADPNAYEVYYRLLKQLMSNPTKHTLDSVLSQLSCPLLLLWGDLDPWVHDRAKPNRIKDFYPNTSLVNLQAGHYPQDEVPEQVNKALLDWLSTLTSEI; encoded by the exons ATGTCAAGTTGTACTGCCACGGTTAACACAGAATCACTAAATCCAATAGGCAATAAGTTGGCTATACCTGGAAGAA GTGGCAGATGGAAACTAATAAGTTTTGCTGTTAATAAAACTGTTGCTACTGGTACTTCGATTATGACCCCATCTGTTGTTGCGGTATCCTCTCAAG GCTTGCAGCAATTGCCATTCAAACCGGAGGGATACAACTATTGGAAATGGCGAAGCTACAGAATTCATTATGTGGAGAAAGGGGAAGGGTTTCCAATAGTTTTGATTCATGgatttgcttcttcttcttttcattGGAG GTATAACATATCAGAACTGGCTAAAAGATACAAGGTTTATGCTTTGGATTTGCTAGGATTTGGCTGGAGTGAAAAGACACTAATAGATTATGATGCTTTGCTTTGGAGAGATCAGGTTGTCGACTTCTTAAAGGAGATAGTTAAACAACCCGCTGTTTTAGTTGGAAACAG TCTTGGAGGGTTTACTACTTTGTTAGCAGCAGCAGCACTACCAGATAAAATCAGGGGAGTTTCCTTATTAAATAGTGCAGGACGATTTGGGGATGACGTTAGTACAACTGACAAAACTGAAGAGTCTGCCTTACATAAGTTCATTGTAAAGCCAATGGAGGAAATTTTTCAACGTGTTGTTGTCAGATCAGCTTTCTGGATAACAATGCAACCAGTTCAAATTGAAGCTGTACTAAAGAGTGGTGTAGGTTCCTTCCTAGCTAAATTTGAACcttatatcttcttgctatttGCACGATGCATCAGAAACGGATGGCTG gTCTACAGAAACCATTCAAATGTGGATGATTACCTCATCAATTCAATTTTAAGGCCTGCAGCTGACCCAAATGCCTATGAAGTTTATTACCG ATTATTAAAACAACTCATGTCAAACCCCACAAAGCACACACTTGACAGTGTTTTGAGCCAACTCTCTTGcccattgttgttgttgtggggGGACCTAGACCCTTGGGTTCATGATCGTGCAAAGCCAAATCGAATTAAGGATTTCTACCCGAACACATCCCTTGTAAACTTGCAGGCAGGGCATTACCCCCAGGATGAAGTTCCAGAACAAGTGAATAAAGCTTTATTAGATTGGTTATCAACCTTGACATCAGAAATTTAG